In a genomic window of Trichocoleus desertorum ATA4-8-CV12:
- a CDS encoding IS630 family transposase (programmed frameshift), whose amino-acid sequence MPEKYVVDLTSEERQSLLQLTHHNHLSSRRFKRAQILLLADEGHRDETIAQMLYVGESTVHRTRQKFVAGGVDFALTESPRPGGKRKLDGRAEAFLVATTCSDPPDGRTEWTMQLLADRLVEMELVAQISDETVRRTPEKNELKPWLKEQWCIGEVNADFVWRMEGVLDLYAQPYDPQEPVVCFDERPVQLVRETRMPLPPEPGKLQRYDYEYKREGTCNLFAFFQPLLAWRHVKVTQQRTAEDFALCMQYLVDVLFPDAGLIHLVLDNLNTHTPAALYRTFSPQEALRILSKLQFHYTPKHGSWLNMVELEFSVLSRQCLKRRIPSIIELQQEIEAWERERNQNQATVNWRFSTVDARSKFKRLYPTPSLS is encoded by the exons ATGCCAGAAAAATACGTCGTTGACCTCACATCTGAAGAGCGTCAGTCTCTGCTTCAACTCACTCATCACAATCATCTTTCCAGCAGAAGGTTTAAGCGTGCCCAAATTCTTCTGTTAGCCGATGAAGGACATCGAGATGAAACCATTGCCCAAATGCTCTACGTAGGAGAATCTACTGTTCATCGGACGCGGCAAAAGTTTGTGGCTGGGGGAGTTGATTTTGCTTTGACGGAATCTCCTCGACCCGGAGGCAAACGGAAGCTCGATGGCAGAGCTGAAGCCTTTTTAGTGGCAACCACTTGTAGTGACCCACCTGACGGTCGGACCGAATGGACCATGCAGTTGTTAGCGGACCGTTTAGTCGAGATGGAGTTGGTGGCACAAATTTCGGATGAAACGGTCCGTCGGACTC CTGAAAAAAATGAGCTCAAGCCCTGGCTGAAGGAGCAGTGGTGTATCGGCGAAGTCAATGCCGATTTTGTGTGGCGCATGGAAGGAGTGCTGGACTTGTATGCTCAGCCCTACGACCCTCAAGAACCTGTGGTCTGTTTCGATGAGCGTCCGGTGCAATTAGTCCGTGAAACTCGTATGCCACTGCCACCGGAACCGGGCAAACTCCAACGTTATGACTATGAATACAAACGAGAAGGGACTTGCAACTTGTTTGCCTTCTTCCAACCTTTATTGGCTTGGCGGCACGTTAAAGTGACCCAACAGCGCACTGCTGAAGACTTTGCGTTGTGTATGCAGTACTTGGTGGATGTCCTCTTCCCTGATGCGGGACTGATTCATCTGGTACTTGATAACCTCAACACCCATACTCCAGCCGCACTATACCGGACGTTTTCACCTCAAGAGGCACTTCGTATTCTCTCCAAGCTTCAGTTTCACTACACCCCCAAACATGGAAGTTGGCTGAATATGGTTGAGTTAGAGTTTTCGGTGCTCTCTCGTCAATGTCTCAAGCGCCGCATCCCAAGTATCATCGAACTGCAACAAGAGATAGAGGCATGGGAGCGAGAACGTAATCAGAACCAAGCAACGGTGAATTGGCGCTTTTCTACCGTGGATGCTCGTAGCAAATTCAAGCGTCTCTATCCCACTCCTAGCCTGTCATAA
- a CDS encoding tetratricopeptide repeat protein, translating to MRPQQIALLVSLLAFFPAGLLLPLPLLPFSSLSALAQTLESRDAEANRLLQQGFQQYGKSQYQEAIKSWQQALAIYRAASDRNGEADALNNLGGAYGFLSQYQRAIEYYEQALPIFQQVRDRSGEGLTLHHLVVRHDDYDRLGVG from the coding sequence ATGCGCCCCCAACAAATTGCCCTCTTAGTCTCGCTCCTAGCTTTCTTTCCTGCGGGGCTACTATTGCCTCTTCCCCTTCTTCCCTTCAGCTCTCTCTCAGCTTTAGCACAAACTCTGGAATCCCGCGATGCAGAAGCAAACCGCTTGTTACAGCAGGGGTTTCAGCAATATGGAAAGAGCCAATATCAGGAAGCAATCAAATCTTGGCAGCAAGCATTGGCAATCTATCGCGCCGCCTCAGATCGCAATGGAGAGGCTGATGCACTAAATAATCTGGGGGGTGCTTATGGTTTTCTCTCTCAGTACCAGAGAGCCATTGAGTACTACGAGCAAGCGCTACCGATTTTCCAGCAAGTGCGCGATCGGAGTGGGGAAGGTTTAACCCTACATCACCTAGTAGTCCGCCACGATGATTATGACAGGCTAGGAGTGGGATAG
- a CDS encoding DUF928 domain-containing protein: protein MTQQFPLSLLQRSQRLVGLGLGFWLTLAPVALAQYVPPKKASAPRTTSTTITRGDAPGQLAALVPYSHMGLTTAKRPTFAWYVPDRESYPLEFHLFRLNGQPLYKTQMQSQPGVMQFSLPAEQPELAPGGYIWQVMMQCDCSAPVAVSAAMQVVQPSPELERQLTAEPNAQKRANFYAENGLWYDALAVALKNVGTPENQPILLDLLNSLSATEAQILKQWSDRLLQPGATRSTPQTQ from the coding sequence ATGACTCAACAATTTCCACTGTCTCTACTCCAGCGATCGCAACGGTTGGTAGGTTTAGGGCTCGGTTTCTGGCTAACTTTGGCACCTGTGGCGCTGGCGCAGTATGTGCCCCCGAAAAAAGCTTCGGCCCCTAGAACCACCAGTACGACGATCACCAGAGGCGATGCGCCGGGGCAATTGGCAGCTTTGGTGCCTTACAGCCATATGGGACTGACGACCGCAAAGCGACCCACATTTGCCTGGTATGTACCCGATCGCGAGTCTTACCCGCTAGAGTTTCACTTATTCCGCCTCAATGGGCAACCGCTGTATAAGACGCAGATGCAAAGCCAACCGGGGGTGATGCAGTTCTCGCTACCCGCCGAGCAACCGGAGCTAGCACCGGGCGGCTATATTTGGCAGGTGATGATGCAGTGCGATTGCTCTGCTCCAGTGGCGGTCAGTGCGGCGATGCAAGTCGTGCAGCCCAGCCCAGAGTTGGAGCGGCAACTGACGGCAGAACCCAATGCCCAAAAACGCGCGAATTTCTACGCAGAGAACGGCCTCTGGTATGACGCCCTAGCTGTTGCCCTAAAAAATGTCGGCACTCCTGAGAACCAACCCATCCTCTTAGATTTACTCAATTCTCTCTCCGCCACGGAAGCTCAAATCCTCAAGCAATGGAGCGATCGCCTCCTGCAACCAGGAGCTACTCGATCTACACCGCAGACCCAATAA
- a CDS encoding CHASE2 domain-containing protein, with product MIVGIILARLTGGLQFLELVALDQLLRSRLPEATDERIVIVGITEADIQRAKTYPIPDGVIAELINQLQTYQPAVIGLDIVRDLPVEPGHVALASIFRSQTNVIGAEIALPDRSGFTVAPPPVLPLEQVGFADVVLDADGYQRRSLLGTHDRQEDYHFSFTIRLAEAYLATQGIELNNGVRDPEAMRFDSVELTRVRPNTGGYVRGDAGGNQILLNVRSGPQPFRVLSLAQIQSGQVDPKWLRGKIVLIGVMSFSAKDLASSGAIAGINPGRIYGVEMQAHAISQITSAVLEGRPLLQVWAEGWEYLWIVGWGVVGISLGRWLRSPGRLLLALAVASGSLIGLSYGAILLGWWIPLVPALLGLVLNGAGLTAALFYRHEQDLRSRLEERQFVIQQIFDAIHSQPLQILSQVLREEQAKDHPSPLLADLQRMKQEIYAIFGSAQRKVFDEAGNLRVGGEIEFALQAPLHELLYKVYTSSLERDFPHFRDIKFKIVQFEPLDTQHLRLEHKRALCRFLEEALCNVGKYAVGATRLTVICQQEGQQQVIRVTDNGNGIAGVVAAAKAQPLSLKLPSLKLKFSSFGMGTQLAQNLAKQLGGTFRRYPHQLKGTVCELSWPRQKRWFRR from the coding sequence ATTGTGATTGTGGGCATTACAGAAGCCGACATCCAACGCGCGAAAACGTATCCGATTCCCGATGGTGTGATTGCAGAGCTAATTAACCAGTTGCAAACCTATCAGCCTGCGGTGATTGGTTTAGATATTGTGCGAGATCTCCCCGTAGAACCAGGGCATGTTGCTTTAGCCTCTATCTTTCGCAGCCAAACCAACGTGATTGGTGCTGAAATTGCCCTCCCAGATCGCAGTGGCTTTACCGTGGCTCCTCCCCCAGTGTTACCACTCGAACAAGTCGGGTTTGCGGATGTGGTGCTCGATGCAGATGGCTATCAACGGCGCAGCCTCCTGGGAACACACGATCGCCAAGAAGACTATCATTTCTCCTTCACAATCCGGTTGGCAGAAGCATATCTGGCGACCCAAGGCATTGAACTAAACAATGGTGTGCGCGATCCCGAAGCGATGCGCTTTGACTCCGTGGAACTGACCCGGGTTCGACCCAATACCGGAGGCTATGTCAGAGGGGATGCAGGGGGCAATCAAATCTTACTGAATGTGCGCAGCGGGCCACAGCCGTTTCGAGTCCTCTCGTTGGCTCAGATTCAATCGGGGCAAGTCGATCCTAAATGGCTACGGGGAAAGATTGTACTGATTGGGGTGATGTCTTTTAGTGCCAAGGATTTGGCGAGTTCTGGGGCAATCGCGGGCATCAATCCGGGACGCATCTATGGCGTGGAGATGCAAGCTCATGCCATTAGCCAGATTACCAGTGCTGTGTTGGAGGGTCGCCCTTTGTTGCAAGTTTGGGCTGAGGGCTGGGAGTATCTGTGGATTGTCGGCTGGGGCGTGGTGGGGATTAGTTTGGGGCGCTGGTTGCGATCGCCGGGACGACTCCTCTTAGCGCTAGCAGTTGCGAGTGGCAGCTTAATTGGCCTGAGTTATGGAGCGATTCTGTTAGGTTGGTGGATTCCCCTGGTGCCCGCGCTGTTGGGACTGGTGTTGAATGGTGCGGGGTTGACGGCGGCTTTGTTCTATCGGCATGAACAAGACCTGCGATCGCGCTTGGAAGAGCGGCAGTTTGTGATTCAACAAATCTTTGATGCCATTCACAGTCAACCGTTGCAAATTCTCAGTCAAGTGTTGCGGGAAGAACAGGCTAAAGATCATCCTTCTCCTTTGCTGGCAGATTTGCAGCGGATGAAGCAGGAAATCTATGCCATTTTTGGTTCTGCTCAGCGCAAGGTGTTTGATGAAGCGGGAAATTTGCGTGTGGGTGGGGAAATCGAGTTTGCCCTGCAAGCCCCCTTACATGAACTGCTGTACAAGGTCTATACCAGCAGCCTGGAGCGGGACTTCCCCCATTTCCGCGACATTAAGTTCAAGATTGTGCAATTTGAGCCTTTAGACACGCAGCATCTACGCCTAGAACACAAGCGAGCCCTCTGTCGCTTCCTGGAAGAAGCTTTGTGCAATGTGGGTAAGTATGCGGTGGGAGCGACGCGATTAACAGTGATTTGTCAGCAGGAAGGCCAGCAGCAGGTAATCCGCGTGACCGATAACGGCAACGGAATTGCCGGAGTGGTGGCAGCGGCGAAGGCACAACCGCTGTCCCTGAAACTTCCCAGCCTCAAGCTCAAATTCTCCAGTTTTGGGATGGGCACGCAGTTGGCGCAAAACCTAGCAAAGCAGTTAGGAGGAACCTTTCGGCGCTACCCCCATCAGCTTAAGGGCACAGTGTGTGAACTGAGTTGGCCCCGACAAAAGCGTTGGTTCCGCCGCTAA